The Candidatus Fukatsuia endosymbiont of Tuberolachnus salignus nucleotide sequence ACCACATTTCTCACAAATGACACCACGGTGTTTTAAACGCTTGTATTTACCACAAAGGCACTCGTAATCTTTCACTGGACCGAAAATACGGGCGCAGAAAAGGCCGTCACGTTCTGGTTTGAACGTACGATAGTTAATGGTTTCCGGTTTTTTAACTTCACCGAACGACCACGAATGGATCATGTCTGGCGATGCCAAGGAAATCTTAATGGCATCAAATTCTTCAGTTTTAGCTTGTGCTTTTAAAAACTTTAATAAGTCTTTCACGGGATTGGCTCCTGTCGGAGTTAGATCTGTTGGCTACTCAAACCTACGTTTAAATAGCCCTGTGACCAATGCGAACACCGACAAACCCCCGGCTCTGAGAGTTTGCCGCCTTGGAGAAAATTTACTCTTCTTCCAACTCAATATTGATACCCAGTGAGCGGATTTCTTTCAACAATACGTTGAAGGACTCCGGCATACCTGGCTCCATACGGTGGTCGCCATCCACGATGTTTTTATACATCTTGGTTCGGCCGTTGACATCATCAGACTTAACGGTAAGCATTTCACGCAATGTGTACGCAGCACCATAAGCTTCCAACGCCCACACTTCCATTTCACCGAAGCGTTGACCACCGAACTGAGCCTTACCACCCAGCGGCTGCTGAGTAACCAGGCTATAAGAACCGGTAGAACGCGCGTGCATTTTATCATCAACCAAGTGGTTCAGTTTTAGCATGTACATATAGCCGACGGTAACCTTTCTCTCGAATTTTTCACCTGTGCAACCGTCATACAAAGTAATCTGACCTGAAGTCGGCAGATCACCCAACTCTAACAATGCTTTTATCTCTTTTTCGGTTGCACCGTCGAAAACCGGTGAAGCAATAGGCAAACCTTTTTTCAGGTTCTCCGCCAAACGTAATATTTCGCTATCAGAAAAAGTACTCAGATCAATTTTTTGACACACGTGATCGCCGAGATCATAAGCCTTCTGGATAAATTCACGTAAATTGGCCGCTTTTTCACGCGTTTTGAGCATGGCATTAATCTTCTCACCAATACCTTTCGCGGCCATGCCTAAATGTGTTTCCAAAATCTGACCGATGTTCATACGTGAAGGCACACCGAGCGGGTTAAGTACGATGTCAATCGGCGTACCCTTTTCATCGTAAGGCATATCTTCAACCGGGTTAATCTTAGAAATAACCCCCTTATTACCATGACGACCTGCCATTTTATCACCCGGCTGTATTTGACGTTTAACCGCCAAATAAACCTTAACAATTTTTAGCACACCGGGCGCGAGATCATCACCTTGGGTAATTTTACGCCGTTTACCATCCAGTTTCTTTTCGAATTCGGATTTCATTTCATCGTACTGCTCAGCCAACTGCTCCAGCTGATTTTGTTTCTCTTCGTCGCTCAAGCCAAGTTCCAACCAACGCTCACGTGGCAACTTATTCAACTTGTCAACCTCTATGCCACCGGCAACCAGTACCGCGCGGATACGAGCAAATAAACCAGCTTCGAAGATTTGCAATTCTTCCGTCAGGTCTTTTTTCGCTTGCTTGAGTTGCATTTCTTCAATTTCTAATGCGCGTTTATCTTTTTCTACACCATCGCGCGTAAAGACCTGCACATCGATAACCGTACCAGAAACACCATTTGGTACCCGTAGAGAAGAATCTTTCACATCAGACGCTTTTTCACCGAAGATAGCACGCAACAATTTTTCTTCCGGCGTCAACTGAGTTTCACCTTTCGGTGTTACCTTACCCACCAAAATGTCACCACCAGTGACTTCAGCACCGATATATACAATTCCGGACTCATCCAATTTGGAAAGGGCAGCTTCACCCACATTCGGAATATCAGCAGTAATTTCTTCAGGCCCTAATTTGGTATCACGGGACACACAGGCCAATTCCTGAATATGGATGGTAGTGAAACGATCTTCTTGCACGACACGTTCAGAAACCAAAATGGAATCTTCGAAGTTATAACCATTCCAAGGCATAAAGGCAACACGCATATTCTGCCCTAACGCCAGTTCACCAAGATCAGTAGAAGGGCCATCCGCCAGTACGTCGCCACACTCGATGGGTTCAGCCAAGCTGACACAGGGCATTTGGTTGATACAGGTGTTTTGGTTAGAACGGGTGTATTTAGTCAGGTTATAAATATCAATACCCGCCTCACCTGGACGCATTTCGTCTTCGTTAACTTTAATAACAATGCGCGATGCATCAACATACTGTACAACACCGCCACGTTTTGCCACCGAAGTTACCCCCGAGTCAACCGCCACGGCACGCTCCATACCTGTACCTACCAGCGGTTTATCAGCGCGCAGAGTCGGAACTGCTTGGCGTTGCATGTTCGCTCCCATTAAGGCGCGGTTAGCATCATCATGTTCCAGGAAGGGAATCAGCGAAGCACCAACAGAAACCACCTGTTGAGTGGAAACATCCATATAATCAACTTGTTCGCGGCTAAACAAACTGGATTCACCTTTACTCCGACAAGTGACCAAATCTTCTATAAAACAGTTTTTTTCATCTAAATTAGAGTTCGCCTGAGCGATAACGAAGTTACCTTCTTCAATGGCAGACAGATAGCGAATTTCATTGGTTATTACAATACTACCATTGTCCAGGCCTGCAGCCTCATCATCACTTAAATCGACAAGATGATTATCACGTAAACGTACGGTATGCTTGACGCCCTTATGTTCACCTATATAGACGCCTACGGAACGATAAGGTGTTTCCAGAAAGCCATATTCGTTAGTTCTTGCATACACCGACAGGGAGTTAATCAGACCAATGTTCGGGCCTTCCGGCGTTTCAACCGGGCAGACACGACCATAGTGAGTCGGATGTACATCTCGCACTTCAAAACCAGCACGTTCACGAGTCAAACCACCTGGACCCAATGCAGAGATACGGCGTTTATGCGTAATCTCAGACAACGGATTATTTTGATCCATAAATTGAGAAAGTTGGCTGGAGCCAAAGAATTCTTTCACTGCCGCCGAAATAGGCTTAGCGTTAATCATATCCTGTGGCATCAGTGTGTCAAGATCCCCCAAAGAAAGGCGTTCTTTAACTGCACGTTCAACCCGAACCAGGCCAACACGAAACTGGTTTTCAGCCATTTCACCCACAGAGCGAATACGACGGTTGCCCAAGTGGTCGATATCATCGACTTCACCTTTACCGTTACGAATATCAATAAGCTTTTTCATCACGTCAATGATGTCTTCTTCACTCAAGATACCCGAACCTTCAATCTCGGGGCGAGACAGTGAACGGTTGAATTTCATGCGGCCAACCGCTGACAAATCATAACGATCTGCAGAAAAGAAAAGATTTTCGAACAGGTTTTCTGCTGCCTCACGCGTGGGGGGCTCACCAGGACGCATCATCCGATAAACTTCAACCAAAGCACCCAAGCGATCACTGGTTGGATCAACACGTAGGGTCTCGGAAATATAAGCACCGTGATCCAAATCATTGGTAAATAGCGTTTCGATGCGCTTATGACCTGCCTCACTTAGTTTCGCCAGCAAATCTGTTGACAACTCCATATTGGCTGCACAGATCACTTCGCCGGTATTCAGATCAACATAATCTCTTGCTACCACTTTACCGGTAATATATTCAACCGGTACGTTAATAGAATCAATTTCATCTTTTTCAAGTTGGCGGATATGACGCGCGGTGATACGACGGTTTTTCTCGACATAAACTTTGCCATTGGCCTCAATATCAAAAGAAGCCGTTTCACCACGTAAACGCTCTGGTATCAATTCCATTTGTAACTTGTTATCGCAAATTTCAAATACGACCTTTTCAAAAAAGAGATCCAGGATCACCGGTGTAGTGTAATTCAATGCACGCAGCATGATAGTCGCCGGTAATTTACGACGCCGATCAATACGAACAAACAGGTTATCCTTCGGATCGAATTCGAAATCCAGCCATGAACCACGATAAGGAATGATACGTGCGTTATACAGCACTTTACCCGATGAATGAGTTTTTCCCTTATCACTATCGAAAAATACACCCGGACTGCGATGGAGCTGGGATACGATAACCCGCTCAGTACCGTTAATCACAAAGGTACCATTTTCGGTCATCAGCGGGATTTCACCCATGTAAACTTCTTGTTCTTTGATATCTTTAACTGTGCCTTCGGGGGCTTCCCGCTCATAAATGACCAGACGCAGTCTAACCCTCAGGGGTGCCGAATAGGTTACACCACGGACTTGGCATTCTTTAACATCAAAAACTGGCTCACCAAGACGGTAGCTAACATATTGCAACTCCGAATTGCCGCTATAGCTTTTAATCGGAAACACAGAACGGAATGCTGCTTCTAGGCCGTGTTGTCCTGCCAGATCCTGCTCGACAAATTTTTGAAACGAATCAAGCTGGATAGAAAGGAGATAAGGTATGTCCAGTACTTGTGGACGTTTACCAAAATCTTTACGAATACGTTTTTTCTCGGTATAGGAATAAACCATAGGGTTCCTCAGCTCACTGATCTCATGACCCACTCTGTCTTAAGAACGTTGTTCAAAGACAATGCATGCAACGCTATTGATTTTGATCGATTTTCTCGATTGGCCATTATGACTGTAGCACCGAAACATTTTCCGTCATATTTTTGTCTACCACTCTTAAATCATTTCATTGTGTTGCCTACCGAGCTTACCTCAGTGGGTCGTAGCTGAGAACACAGTATATTAAGTCGTCGATAAAAAAATATTGGCGTAGCCAGAAGACGAACAACATGCAACTTTGCTCAGTCTTAACAGCGCAAAAAGGCTGATGACAAAGAATCACCAGCCGTCAGCCTATCAAGCCAGACTGCAAACTAAAAAACTCAGCTTACTTAAGATCAACCGTAGCACCCACCTCTTCAAGCTGTTTTTTCAGTTCTTCAGCCTCTTTTTTATCGATAGCTTCCTTCACTGTCGTTGGAGCAGCTTCTACCATATCTTTCGCTTCTTTCAAACCCAAGCCAGTTGCAGAACGTACCGCTTTAATAACCGCAACTTTATTTGCCCCAAAAGAGGTCATGACAACATCAAATTCAGTTTTTTCTTCTACCGCCTCAACAGGACCCGCAGGGCCAGCCATCACAGCAGCAGCAGCAGAAACACCAAATTTCTCTTCCATAGCGGAGATCAATTCAACGATTTCCATTACTTTTAATTCTGCAATTGCATCCAAAATTTGTTCTTTACTCATAGACATAACAAGTGTTCCTAAAATACAGAAATAGTTTATACGTTAAAAAGCAGCACGGAGAAGGAGCGATTAAGCCGCTTCTTTCTGATCGCGCAATGCAGCCAGAGTACGAACCAGTTTGCCTGCAGAGGCTTCTTTCATGGTTGCCATCAGACGTGAGATTGCTTCTTCGTAGGTTGGTAAGGTTGCCAAACGGTCAATCTGTGTAGCTGGGATTAACTCGCCTTCAAAGGCTGCAGCTTTAACCTCAAATTTTGCATTTCCCTTAGCAAACTC carries:
- the rplL gene encoding 50S ribosomal protein L7/L12 encodes the protein MSMSKEQILDAIAELKVMEIVELISAMEEKFGVSAAAAVMAGPAGPVEAVEEKTEFDVVMTSFGANKVAVIKAVRSATGLGLKEAKDMVEAAPTTVKEAIDKKEAEELKKQLEEVGATVDLK
- the rpoB gene encoding DNA-directed RNA polymerase subunit beta, with translation MVYSYTEKKRIRKDFGKRPQVLDIPYLLSIQLDSFQKFVEQDLAGQHGLEAAFRSVFPIKSYSGNSELQYVSYRLGEPVFDVKECQVRGVTYSAPLRVRLRLVIYEREAPEGTVKDIKEQEVYMGEIPLMTENGTFVINGTERVIVSQLHRSPGVFFDSDKGKTHSSGKVLYNARIIPYRGSWLDFEFDPKDNLFVRIDRRRKLPATIMLRALNYTTPVILDLFFEKVVFEICDNKLQMELIPERLRGETASFDIEANGKVYVEKNRRITARHIRQLEKDEIDSINVPVEYITGKVVARDYVDLNTGEVICAANMELSTDLLAKLSEAGHKRIETLFTNDLDHGAYISETLRVDPTSDRLGALVEVYRMMRPGEPPTREAAENLFENLFFSADRYDLSAVGRMKFNRSLSRPEIEGSGILSEEDIIDVMKKLIDIRNGKGEVDDIDHLGNRRIRSVGEMAENQFRVGLVRVERAVKERLSLGDLDTLMPQDMINAKPISAAVKEFFGSSQLSQFMDQNNPLSEITHKRRISALGPGGLTRERAGFEVRDVHPTHYGRVCPVETPEGPNIGLINSLSVYARTNEYGFLETPYRSVGVYIGEHKGVKHTVRLRDNHLVDLSDDEAAGLDNGSIVITNEIRYLSAIEEGNFVIAQANSNLDEKNCFIEDLVTCRSKGESSLFSREQVDYMDVSTQQVVSVGASLIPFLEHDDANRALMGANMQRQAVPTLRADKPLVGTGMERAVAVDSGVTSVAKRGGVVQYVDASRIVIKVNEDEMRPGEAGIDIYNLTKYTRSNQNTCINQMPCVSLAEPIECGDVLADGPSTDLGELALGQNMRVAFMPWNGYNFEDSILVSERVVQEDRFTTIHIQELACVSRDTKLGPEEITADIPNVGEAALSKLDESGIVYIGAEVTGGDILVGKVTPKGETQLTPEEKLLRAIFGEKASDVKDSSLRVPNGVSGTVIDVQVFTRDGVEKDKRALEIEEMQLKQAKKDLTEELQIFEAGLFARIRAVLVAGGIEVDKLNKLPRERWLELGLSDEEKQNQLEQLAEQYDEMKSEFEKKLDGKRRKITQGDDLAPGVLKIVKVYLAVKRQIQPGDKMAGRHGNKGVISKINPVEDMPYDEKGTPIDIVLNPLGVPSRMNIGQILETHLGMAAKGIGEKINAMLKTREKAANLREFIQKAYDLGDHVCQKIDLSTFSDSEILRLAENLKKGLPIASPVFDGATEKEIKALLELGDLPTSGQITLYDGCTGEKFERKVTVGYMYMLKLNHLVDDKMHARSTGSYSLVTQQPLGGKAQFGGQRFGEMEVWALEAYGAAYTLREMLTVKSDDVNGRTKMYKNIVDGDHRMEPGMPESFNVLLKEIRSLGINIELEEE